In Clupea harengus chromosome 1, Ch_v2.0.2, whole genome shotgun sequence, one DNA window encodes the following:
- the hspbp1 gene encoding hsp70-binding protein 1 encodes MAEGGDRRRHPQNLQGVLRLAVEAGSASEGPAPNEPMSEERQIWLRQALSEVCKGQMDEVEQMKECLKVLRSVGNRERERDGEDVEEDEEEQKESAMELLSELCENLDNARDLMKLGGMDLCVSSLLCHPQSGVRWHAAQLIATCAQNMPEVQCHLLSLGALKSLLQLTDHDPNPTVRVKALYAVSCLVRELEAGLQDFLSQDGFSVLMRGMQSDNEKLRTKSAFLLLNLLSAHPEQRETVLSMGMVQQLVSVIRSPHSSFHEHVLGALCCLAEDSKGVEDCRAPSLGLKDLLTQRAKELQGKEESQEELEFCERLRSICFQRQSPDDNGMDR; translated from the exons ATGGCTGAAGGCGGTGACAGACGCAGACATCCTCAGAACCTCCAGGGTGTTTTGCGGTTGGCAGTCGAGGCTGGCTCTGCCTCGGAGGGTCCCGCACCCAATGAGCCCATGTCTGAGGAG AGACAAATATGGTTGAGACAAGCTCTGTCAGAGGTGTGCAAAGGACAGATGGATGAGGTGGAGCAGATGAAAGAGTGTCTGAAAGTCCTTCGGTCAGTTGGGaaccgggagagagagagagatggagaggacgttgaggaagatgaagaagaacagaaagaatCTGCTATGGAGCTGCTGTCAGAACTGTGTGAAAATCTGGATAATGCACgag ACCTGATGAAGCTGGGAGGCATGGATCTGTGTGTATCCTCCTTACTGTGCCACCCCCAGAGTGGCGTGCGCTGGCATGCTGCTCAGCTCATCGCTACCTGTGCCCAGAACATGCCCGAGGTGCAGTGCCACCTCCTCAGCCTGGGGGCGCTAAAATCACTGCTTCAGCTCACAGACCACGACCCAAACCCCACTGTTAGAGTCAAAGCCCTCTACGCCGTCTCCT GTTTGGTGCGGGAACTGGAAGCAGGTCTCCAGGACTTCCTGTCTCAAGACGGCTTCTCTGTGCTGATGAGGGGCATGCAGTCAGACAATGAGAAGCTCAGGACAAAGTCAGCCTTCCTTCTGCTGAACCTACTCTCAGCCCACCCAGAACAAAGAG AAACAGTGCTCTCTATGGGGATGGTCCAGCAGTTAGTGTCAGTCATCCGCTCTCCTCACAGTTCTTTCCATGAGCATGTGCTAGGAGCCCTCTGCTG CCTGGCCGAGGACAGCAAAGGTGTGGAGGACTGCAGGGCGCCCTCTCTTGGTCTGAAGGACTTGCTAACTCAGAGGGCCAAGGAGCTGCAGGGCAAAGAGGAGAGCCAG gaggagctggagttTTGTGAGCGGTTGCGATCCATCTGTTTCCAGAGGCAAAGCCCAGACGATAATGGGATGGATCGATGA
- the tmem86b gene encoding lysoplasmalogenase produces the protein MDILETHAYDSRLRRNASCVLFLGLLPFFLSAAAYLQLWLPDPSPSVVSAAAKSAPVIYLALVVLYRNGLGSLVGVAGGLLFSAGGDICLIWPELFLHGMGSFAVAHLLYSLCFLSERYTYLSSSSSLFYVLYLLLLLLVGGVYANLLPYLQNVPDAGIITPAVGVYVLLIVVMAMLALRTRRPLTLMGSLVFMISDLCLALQHFGVIPPQEYGQHVVMVTYYLAQLLIAIGDVRAKENDEFRKWKRS, from the exons atggatatTTTGGAGACACATGCCTACGATAGCAGACTGCGCAGAAATGCG tcctgtGTTCTGTTTCTTGGCCTCCTCCCGTTCTTCCTCTCCGCGGCAGCCTACCTCCAGCTGTGGCTGCCCGACCCTTCCCCCTCGGTGGTGTCAGCTGCAGCGAAGTCTGCGCCCGTGATCTATCTGGCCCTGGTGGTGCTGTACCGCAACGGACTGGGGAGCCTGGTGGGCGTGGCCGGAGGGCTGCTCTTCTCAGCCGGCGGAGACATATGTCTTATATGGCCTGAGCTCTTTCTCCATG GCATGGGTTCTTTCGCGGTGGCCCACCTGCTCTACTCCCTGTGCTTCCTCTCAGAGCGTTACACCtacttgtcctcctcctcctccttgttctATGTCCTCTACctcctgctgttgctgctggtggGAGGTGTGTATGCTAACCTGCTGCCGTACCTCCAGAATGTTCCGGACGCCGGCATCATCACCCCCGCTGTGGGGGTGTACGTGCTCCTGATCGTCGTCATGGCAATGCTGGCCCTGCGGACACGCCGACCCCTCACCCTGATGGGCAGTCTGGTCTTCATGATCTCGGACCTCTGCCTGGCGCTGCAGCACTTTGGTGTCATACCGCCCCAAGAGTATGGCCAGCACGTCGTCATGGTGACCTACTACTTGGCCCAGCTGCTGATCGCCATTGGTGATGTGAGAGCAAAGGAGAACGACGAATTCAGGAAGTGGAAGAGGTCATGA
- the aspdh gene encoding putative L-aspartate dehydrogenase gives MQIGIVGFGHLGQFLVERIQKEGPKTGLKLAFVWNRNSDKLKDSVPEELILHNLLEFPKRGADVIVEVCHPRIVKEFGPQFLSQSHFLVGSPSALSDPDLDQQLRSVAKLHGKTLYVPCGALWGGPDIQKLNDCGTLTALTVRMSKHPSCFRLSQDLLSDWSEGEGRRVIVSGPVAEICPLAPNNVNTMAAAAIAGSTLGFSGVRGELVSDTALKDYHVVEVEVTGVDGFTVKTVRRNPAKLGAVTGNATYNSFWSSLLVCRGHGGRVYLC, from the exons ATGCAGATTGGCATCGTAGGATTTGGACATTTAG GACAATTTCTTGTGGAGAGGATTCAGAAGGAGGGACCAAAGACGGGACTTAAACTAGCGTTTGTGTGGAACAGAAATTCAGACAAGCTCAAAGATTCAGTACCTGAAGAACTCATTCTCCATAATCTACTAGAGTTTCCAAAAAG AGGAGCTGATGTAATTGTGGAAGTATGTCATCCTCGGATTGTTAAGGAATTTGGGCCCCAGTTCCTGTCACAATCTCATTTCCTG GTGGGAAGCCCCTCAGCCCTCTCAGACCCTGACCTGGACCAGCAGCTGCGCAGTGTTGCTAAGCTTCATGGGAAAACACTTTATGTGCCATGTGGAGCATTATGGGGTGGACCGGACATACAGAAGCTAAATGACTGTGGAACTTTGACC GCCTTAACCGTCCGCATGTCTAAGCATCCATCCTGTTTCCGTCTGTCACAAGACCTTCTAAGCGATTGGTCAGAGGGGGAGGGTAGGCGGGTCATTGTCAGTGGTCCTGTTGCAGAGATCTGTCCACTCGCCCCGAACAATGTCAACACCATGGCAGCGGCAGCTATTGCTGGGTCAACGCTGGGCTTCTCAGGAGTCAGAGGCGAGCTTGTGTCAGACACAGC actGAAAGATTATCATGTGGTGGAAGTGGAGGTGACTGGTGTGGATGGTTTCACTGTGAAAACCGTCAGAAGGAACCCGGCAAAACTTGGAGCAGTAACTGGCAACGCCACCTATAACTCCTTCTGGAGCAGTTTACTAG